The following are encoded in a window of Rosa chinensis cultivar Old Blush chromosome 4, RchiOBHm-V2, whole genome shotgun sequence genomic DNA:
- the LOC112198371 gene encoding loganic acid O-methyltransferase, whose product MESFLHARAQELVYGGLMVLIIPGYPQGTPLSHSVAYLTLRLIEACLIDMVKKGVISEEKLYSFNIPMYSMCPQELEAVVEQNGSFSIETLETLPRVLADDAVLNAKQFAAHGRAAFEGLIKQQFGKKITNELFDLYGKKLEEELSMFKPRKTTSFLVVLKRKEK is encoded by the exons ATGGAGTCTTTTCTGCATGCTAGGGCACAAGAACTTGTGTATGGAGGACTAATGGTACTTATCATTCCTGGCTACCCACAGGGTACCCCTCTTTCTCATTCTGTGGCATATTTGACCTTACGACTCATAGAAGCCTGTCTAATTGACATGGTTAAAAAG GGAGTAATTAGCGAAGAGAAACTATATTCATTCAACATACCAATGTATTCCATGTGCCCCCAAGAACTGGAGGCAGTTGTAGAACAAAATGGATCTTTTAGCATAGAGACATTGGAAACATTACCTCGTGTTTTAGCTGATGATGCTGTCTTAAATGCAAAACAATTTGCAGCTCATGGGAGAGCCGCTTTCGAGGGACTCATCAAACAgcaatttggaaaaaaaatcacaaatgaGCTCTTCGACTTGTATGGCAAGAAACTCGAGGAAGAACTCTCCATGTTTAAGCCAAGGAAGACAACTAGCTTTCTTGTCGTGCTTAAGCGCAAGGAAAAATAA